CTGCTTCTTATCAAACTCAACAGCCTTATCGACTAGCGACGACTGCAACACATATCCATTGGCTAACAATTCCGCAATAATGGCACTCTTTGGCTTACTCTCCTGGTCGATATCCCCACCAGCCTTGTCAGAGCTGTCCTCCTCCGGCTCGTCGCCGCTCCTCTCGCCCTCACTGACCTCAATGGCAGATCCCTCAAACTCGGCCCCATTCAATAGCAACGCCGTCGAGACAGCTGAGCTCTTCTCAAACGTCACTTTGATACTCTTGCTCTTGTCGCCCTTGTCAAGAGTTTCAATGTCCTTGATTTTACCacaaaaactgaaaaattcaCGGATCTTATCCTCCGAAGCATTCAATGGTATATCACTTGCAACAACACTCATTCTTGatagtatatatatatatatatatatatagatattgTATGTCTAGTTTTCTatatcaaatcaaaaaaaagagacttcaagagaaactttTTCTCTACTCCATGTGGCTGCTTCAACCTATATTTATACGGGTCGAAAACTCGGGCTCAAATAACATGTCCCTTTGGTTATTGCCCTGGCGCGGCTCAGCCCCTTTTTTGCTTACCTTCATCGAATTTCGTCAATTCCTTACGGACC
The Pichia kudriavzevii chromosome 2, complete sequence DNA segment above includes these coding regions:
- a CDS encoding uncharacterized protein (PKUD0B09090; Pfam Domains: RRM_1(1.3e-07)), whose product is MSVVASDIPLNASEDKIREFFSFCGKIKDIETLDKGDKSKSIKVTFEKSSAVSTALLLNGAEFEGSAIEVSEGERSGDEPEEDSSDKAGGDIDQESKPKSAIIAELLANGYVLQSSLVDKAVEFDKKQGISEKFKSFIKGLDEKYHLQDKNKQLTEQTNSLYENSGIGGYWENGLRSLNTYLDKMKGDKYGSQVHDFYTKVANDAKAVNEEAKRLAELKQEEAKRKEGGVVPVINTITPNSSTADAAGAVALEK